Proteins encoded in a region of the Triticum dicoccoides isolate Atlit2015 ecotype Zavitan chromosome 3A, WEW_v2.0, whole genome shotgun sequence genome:
- the LOC119272114 gene encoding uncharacterized protein LOC119272114 — protein MIWITTVMFKSNDILCKQTALKATRLGERPCRCHDDCSFWPDRGTKTCGIPSFGRTSSSESGAPASVSHLIPLLDSMNERTPCDELRRSTTILAPAVSTQPINSAFSRPRLLNSD, from the exons ATGATTTGGATTACCACAGTCATGTTCAAGTCAAATGATATCTTGTGCAAGCAGACCGCTCTCAAG GCTACAAGGTTGGGGGAGCGACCCTGCCGTTGTCATGATGACTGCTCCTTCTGGCCGGATCGAGGCACGAAGACCTGTGGGATCCCCTCCTTCGGCAGGACCTCCTCATCTG AGAGTGGAGCGCCAGCTTCAGTTTCTCATCTGATCCCACTTCTGGACTCCATGAATGAA AGGACTCCATGTGATGAGTTAAGAAGATCTACAACCATTTTAGCTCCAGCAGTTAGTACACAACCAATCAACAGTGCATTTTCACGACCCAGGCTTCTGAATTCTGACTGA